DNA sequence from the Tissierella sp. MB52-C2 genome:
TGGACAAATAAAAACTGGTGCTCCATCTAGAACAGATAGAGTAGCAAAATATAATCAATTACTTAGAATAGAAGATATGCTAGGTGAAGAAGCAGTATATAAAGGAATTAAAACTTTCTATAATCTAAAGAAATAATATCTAGGCATAAAAAGATTTCATTGTATCTAATGGAATCTTTTTTTATTTTGTAGAAAAATTAAGAATAAATAAGAAAATTTAAATTTGACAATTCATATTGCCTGTGATATATTTTACTTAAAATTTAATATTTTGTTCGTTGGTATAATCTTATATAAGATTATTTAAAAGGGAAGTTCGGTTTAATTCCGACACGGTCCCGCCACTGTGATAGATAGAACTTTACAAATACCACTGTACTAAGGTATGGGAAGGTGTAAGGTTCGTTACTCTTAAGTCAGGAGACCTGCCAATGATAAAGCGCTGTTTATTACTCACGAGGATGAGGAGGTGTTATTTATAAGGTAGATTAAGTAATTGTTCTACTCTATTGATACTATCCTTTCTATTGTAGAAAGGTTTTTTTGTTTTGCAATACTTATTTTGCAAAATAATAGTAATAACTCAGCAAGGTTTTGCTGAGTTATTTTTTTGAAAATTAAGTTGGGGGGATAAAGATGAATATACATGAGTATCAAGCTAAAGAGTTATTAAGGAGCTATGGGATTCCAGTTCCTAATGGAGAAGTTATACATAATCCAGAAGAGGCAGAAAAAGCTTCTTGGAGAATAGGGACTGATATAGCAGTTGTAAAGGCACAGATTCATGCCGGTGGAAGAGGAAAGGCTGGAGGCGTTAAAATAGCTAAATCAATAGATGAAGTTAAAGAGTATTCTAAAAAATTGCTAGGTAAAAAATTAGTCACACATCAGACAGGAGAAGAAGGAAAGGAAGTAAAAGCTGTTCTAATAGAAGAAGGATGTGAAATTCATAAGGAATACTATTTAGGATTTGTATTAGATAGGGATAAGTCAAGTATAACTATTATCGCCTCTGAAGAAGGGGGAACTGAAATTGAAGAAGTGGCATTAAAAAGTCCCGATAAAATTTATAAAGAGACTATAGACTATTTAATAGGGCTAACAGAATTTCAAGCTAGAAGAATATGTTTTAACATTAATCTACCTTTAGAAATAATAAATGATTCAGTAAAATTTATGATGAATTTATACCAACTATTCGTGGAGAAAGACTGTACCCAAGTTGAAATAAATCCATTGGTATTAACAAAGGAAAGAAAATTAATTGCCTTGGATGCAAAAATAAACTTTGATGAAAATGGCTTATTTAGGAATAAAGATATATCTAATTATAGAGATTTAAGTGAAGAAGATGAAAAAGAAATAGAGGCATCAAAACATGGATTATCTTATATATCTTTAGATGGAAATATTGGATGTGTGGTAAATGGTGCAGGTTTAGCCATGGCTACCATGGATCTAATAAAATTTTACGGTGGAGAACCAGCTAATTTTTTAGATGTGGGAGGAGGAGCGACGGAAGAAAATGTCACCAATGCATTTAAAATAATATTATTAGACCATAGAGTTAAAGGGATTTTTGTCAATATATTTGGTGGAATAATGAAATGTGACGTTATGGCCAAAGGAATTGTCAATGCAGCTAAAGAGTTACAACTAGATATTCCCATAGTAATTAGATTAGAGGGAACTAATGCAGATTTAGGCATGGAGATAATAAAGAGTTCTAGTTTTAATATATTTGCAGCGAAAGATATGGATGAAGGTGCTAAGAAAATATTAGAATTGATCAAATAGAAAGGTGGCTAAATAATGAGTATATGGGTTGATAAATCTACAAAACTAATGGTACAAGGAATAACTGGGAATACGGCTGCATATCATACAAAATTAATGCTTGAATACGGAACCAATATAGTTGCAGGGATAACACCGGGAAAGGCAAATACTAAAGTTGAAGGCATACCAGTATTTAACACTGTGAAAGAAGCTGTGGCTAACACTGGAGGAAATGTTTCCATAATATATGTTCCAGCAAAGTTTGCAGCAGATGCCATATTGGAAGCTGTAGATGCAGAATTGGATATGGTTATTTGTATTACTGAACATATACCCATAAAGGATATGTTGATGGTAAAAAGATATATGGAAGGTAAAAAAACTAGATTAATTGGTCCCAACTGCCCAGGTATTATTACTGCCGGAGAATGTAAAATAGGCATTATGCCTGGATATATACACAAAAAAGGAAGAATCGGAGTTGTATCACGTTCTGGAACTTTAACATATGAAGCAGTACATCAACTATCTCAAAAAGGGATAGGTCAGTCAACGGCTGTAGGAATAGGAGGAGATCCTATAAAAGGTATTGATTTTATCCATGTATTGGAGGCATTTAATGAAGATGAAGATACAGATGCAGTAATTATGATTGGAGAAATAGGAGGAAATTCGGAAGAAAAAGCTGCTTTATGGATTAAAGAAAATATGAAGAAGCCAGTAGTGGGTTTTATTAGTGGAAAGACAGCACCAAAGGGAAAGAGAATGGGCCATGCAGGGGCGATTATATCATCAGGAGAAGGAACAGCAGATGGAAAGATAGGAGCAATGAAAAACGCTGGGATATATATGTCAGATACTCCTAGTAATATAGCTAACACGCTAATAGAAGCGTTAAAAGAGAATAAGTTGTGGAGAAGCGAGTATGAGGATTAATTTCAAAAGATTCATAATGATTAATTTAGGTATAATCATTATGGCTTTAGGATTGTATTATTTTTTACTGCCGGAAAATCTAGCTGTAGGTGGTGCAATAGGTATTGCCATGGTAATAAATAATATTTTCAAGTTTATGCCAATAGGTATAATAATGGTAATTGTGAACATCTTTCTTTTTATACTAGCTTTTTTAGTAATTGGAAGGGATTTTGGAGGATATACTATATACTCAAGTTTCTTATTATCAGCTATTATATATCTATTGGAAATAATTACCCCATTAAAAGCCCCTATAACAGAGGATTTACTAATAAATTTGATTTATGGGATAATCATACAAGGAATAGGAATGGCTATAATTTTTTCTCAAAATGCCTCTACTGGTGGTACAGATATTATAGCAAAGATAATCAATAAGTTTACTCATTTAGATATTGGGAAGGCTTTACTATTATCGGACTTTGCTATTATTTTAATGGCAACATTTACTTTTGGTATAAAGCTTGGATTATATGCTCTATTGGGACTTATTATAAATGCATATGTAATAGATAATATAATCGCAAGATTTAACGAAAAGTTAAATATCATAATTATTAGTGACAAAAGTAGGGAAATAAATGATTATATAATTAACGAAATACAAAGAGGAACTACAATTTACACTGCCAATGGAGGATTTTCTAGAAGCGAAAAAACAATAATAAGTACAGTTGTTGGTAAAGGACAATATATTAGAATTAAGAGTTATGCTCAGAGCATAGATTCAGGGGTATTTATCACTATGGGATTAGTTAATGAAGTATTAGGGGAAGGTTTTAACTTAAAATAAAATTTAAAGGGGATGGTATGAAAGAAGATATGGAAAAACAAGATAAAAAGATAAAACTTCCTGGAATGAGAGTTATTAAAACCATTATATCTGTATATATATGTTTTTTAATAAGTTTTATTAGAAATGGACTCCCTTTTTATTCAGCCATAGCTGCAATACTTTGTATGCAAAATGATAATGCTAATAGCTTTGAGGCTGGAAAAAGCAGGATGATAGGCACTTTTATCGGAGGAATATATGGCTTTATAGCTATAGTATTAATTAATTTTGTTAATATCGAATTATTTAATTATATCCATTATCTAATTTTAAGTTTATTTTTAGTCCCGATTATATATACAAATGTATTTTTGAAAGCTAATAGCTCCACTTATATTAGTTGTGTAGTTTTTTTTAGTATAACTATCTCTCATGGGGGAGATATAGCACCAATGTATTTTGCTTTAAATCGGATAATTGATACATTAATTGGGATAGTAGTTTCACTCACTATAAACTTGATAATATGAAATAAAAATTTTTATATGTTATTCATTTTATAATTAGTTGGATATAGAAGTTCCATAATTAATATTCTAAATCTATTGTTAAAATCCAACATATGGTATATAATGGAAATAATTATAAAATTGAATATAAAAA
Encoded proteins:
- the sucC gene encoding ADP-forming succinate--CoA ligase subunit beta; this encodes MNIHEYQAKELLRSYGIPVPNGEVIHNPEEAEKASWRIGTDIAVVKAQIHAGGRGKAGGVKIAKSIDEVKEYSKKLLGKKLVTHQTGEEGKEVKAVLIEEGCEIHKEYYLGFVLDRDKSSITIIASEEGGTEIEEVALKSPDKIYKETIDYLIGLTEFQARRICFNINLPLEIINDSVKFMMNLYQLFVEKDCTQVEINPLVLTKERKLIALDAKINFDENGLFRNKDISNYRDLSEEDEKEIEASKHGLSYISLDGNIGCVVNGAGLAMATMDLIKFYGGEPANFLDVGGGATEENVTNAFKIILLDHRVKGIFVNIFGGIMKCDVMAKGIVNAAKELQLDIPIVIRLEGTNADLGMEIIKSSSFNIFAAKDMDEGAKKILELIK
- the sucD gene encoding succinate--CoA ligase subunit alpha, with amino-acid sequence MSIWVDKSTKLMVQGITGNTAAYHTKLMLEYGTNIVAGITPGKANTKVEGIPVFNTVKEAVANTGGNVSIIYVPAKFAADAILEAVDAELDMVICITEHIPIKDMLMVKRYMEGKKTRLIGPNCPGIITAGECKIGIMPGYIHKKGRIGVVSRSGTLTYEAVHQLSQKGIGQSTAVGIGGDPIKGIDFIHVLEAFNEDEDTDAVIMIGEIGGNSEEKAALWIKENMKKPVVGFISGKTAPKGKRMGHAGAIISSGEGTADGKIGAMKNAGIYMSDTPSNIANTLIEALKENKLWRSEYED
- a CDS encoding YitT family protein encodes the protein MRINFKRFIMINLGIIIMALGLYYFLLPENLAVGGAIGIAMVINNIFKFMPIGIIMVIVNIFLFILAFLVIGRDFGGYTIYSSFLLSAIIYLLEIITPLKAPITEDLLINLIYGIIIQGIGMAIIFSQNASTGGTDIIAKIINKFTHLDIGKALLLSDFAIILMATFTFGIKLGLYALLGLIINAYVIDNIIARFNEKLNIIIISDKSREINDYIINEIQRGTTIYTANGGFSRSEKTIISTVVGKGQYIRIKSYAQSIDSGVFITMGLVNEVLGEGFNLK
- a CDS encoding FUSC family protein — translated: MKEDMEKQDKKIKLPGMRVIKTIISVYICFLISFIRNGLPFYSAIAAILCMQNDNANSFEAGKSRMIGTFIGGIYGFIAIVLINFVNIELFNYIHYLILSLFLVPIIYTNVFLKANSSTYISCVVFFSITISHGGDIAPMYFALNRIIDTLIGIVVSLTINLII